The sequence CGCGTCTCGGCCACCAGCGGGGCGGTGATCACCAGGTCGACCGACGGTTTCAGCTGCCCACCCAGCGAGGACCAGACGTCGGCAAAGCCGCGATCCTCCGGCGGCGGCAGCCCCACGGTCATCAGCGGCTGCGGTCGGGCAGCGGCGAGCGTGCCGCCCAGCCGGTCCGTGGGCAGCGCCTGGTACCGGCCGAGGGTGAGCAGCAGCGTGTCCAGCAGCCGGTGCTCGTCCTCCGGACGCTGCGTCCACGCCGTCACCAGGTAGGAGAGCTTGAACAGTCGGGGCGGTGGCTGCCGGCCGGTCACCTGACCGTCATGAGTCTTCGCGAACAGTCCGCGTTCGCGCCAGCGCAGGTCCTCCCGGATGTCGTACAGATACAGGTTCACTGTGGGGGCGTTGCGCCGGGCCGCCCAGTCGGTGGTCGGGGCCTCGAACACCACCTCGACGTCCGACCCGGCCAAGGCCTCCTCGGCCACGATCGTGCGCAGCAGGTCGTCGATCTCCGGGATCACGTCAGCTCCGTCCCAGGAAGTTCGGCGGTGCCACGCTCTGCGGAACCACGAGCATCGTCGGCGGTGCCTCCAGGCCGAACACGGTGCCGGCCACCGAGGTCACCTGCAGGTCCCGACTGCCGAGCTGGTCGCCGTCGATGATCAGCACCGGGGCACGCAGGGTACCGTCCTCGCTGGCTGCCAGCGTGCGATGGGCAGCGGTGATGCCCTCGGACCAGCGCACGGTGATCTCCGCATCCGGCGGCAGATCGACCCCGTAGAGCAGGGTCACCTCGCCCGGTTCGGCCACTGCGGGCAGCAGTCGCAGCTCGGCCTGCACCGCCTCGAACGAGGCCGAGTCGGTGTTGTTCTGCGGTCGGGCATCGCGGGTGGTGCTGGTCGCGCTCGCGGTCATCTCGATCTGCCCGACGGCGGTAGGTTGCGCCACGAGGGTCACCTCCACCTGGCCTCCGCGCGGCAGGGTGCCGAGATCGCAGGCGCCGGTCAGCGGACAGGAACCGGCGTCCAGGAGGAGGACCCCGGTGGGCAGGGCGGTGCTCAGCTGCACCCCGCGGGCCGGAGCAGTGCCGCGGTTGGTGACGGTGATCTGGGCGGGTAGGCCGGTACCGCCCAGCCACGCCCGGTCGGCCTCCAGGCTGATCTGGACCTGCACATCCGCTACGGGTCCAGGCTGGCCGGCCGGCGCCCCGGGCTCGCCGGGCCGATCGGTGGGACCGTCCCGGGGATCGCTCGGGTCATCGGGTGGAGCGGTCACGGTGAACGTGCGCGCGGCGCTGTCGTTGCCGGCCTCGGTGTCGATCGAGTTGGTGGCCACGGTGGCGGTGACCCTGGCCTCGCCCGGGTCGGCGAAGGTCACCGGGATGACCAGCTCCACATCGGCGCCGGCGGCGATCGGGCCGGGGAGCTCGCAGGTGAGGGTGCGGCCGTCCGCGGTGCATTCATCGGGCGGCGTACCGGGCTGCGCACCTCGCGGGAGGGTGATGGCGGCGAACGCGTCCCGCGCAGGGGAGGGGCCATTGTTCGCAATGGTCACCGTCACCGGGGTGGACGTGCCGGTGCTGAACCGGCCGCTGGCGGCCGGGATGGTCACGGCCACGTCGCTCCAGGGCTCGAACTCCGGGCGGGCGAGGTCGGTGGGGACGTCTGCGGCCTGGAACATTGTGGCTCGCTCGCCAGTAGCCAGCGTCACTGCGGCGATCTCGTCGACGAAGTCGCTGTTGCCGACTGCCGCGGCGATCCGCGCGCCGTCCGGGGACCACGCCGGGGAGTTCGCGGGTGGGCCGTCCGGCCCGTCCGGGATGAAGGCGTCCACGCCCGTGAGCGCGGCGATCGGTAACGGCACGTTGGCGTCCGGGTCCTGGGCGAGTGCGGTGCTGGCCTCGGCCAGGGTCAGTACCGCGATCCCGATCCCGCCGGAGGCGTAGTACCCGAACGCCACCCGGTCACCGCCGGGGGACCAGGCCGGCTCGAACCCCTGGACCGGGCCCTGGCAGAAGTCGCCACCGAAGCCGGGCCAGCAGACGCTGCCGTCCTCGGGCAGGGTCAGTGCGTGCGGGATGCCGGTGGTCAGCGGCAGGTACTGCAGCACCGGAGCATCGTCCCCGGGGCCCTGCCAGCCGTAGATCAGCGCGTCGCCGTCCGGGGACCAGGTGGGGCTGGTCATCCGGCCGGAGAGATAGTCCGTCTCGTCCGATCCGGCGCTGCTGGCCAGCCAGGCCGGGTCGAACGGTGAGGTGATGGCGTCGGTCGCGGGGTCCAGCAGCATGATCCGGCCGAGCTCTGCGCCGTCGTTCGCGGCCACCATCCGCACGAATGCGACCTGGGTGCCGTCCGGGGACCACACTGGTTCGGTGGCGGAGACCCGGTCGGCCCCGGTGAAGTCGGCCGGCAGCGCGCCGGGGGCGTCCTCGACCACCCGCAGGTGGACCAGGTCGCCGGACTCGCCGAGATCCGGCTGCCGGGTACCCACCACATCGGCGATCACCAGGCGCTGGTCGTCGGTGTAGCCGTACTGGATGTCGGCGCTGCGGGTGAAGACTGCGCGGCTGCCGTCGGCGGAGTAGTCGATGCTGTCCTCGGTGGCAAGCAGCGGGCCCAGACCGGAGTCGGATCCGGCGATCGGATCG is a genomic window of Ruania zhangjianzhongii containing:
- a CDS encoding DUF4255 domain-containing protein translates to MIPEIDDLLRTIVAEEALAGSDVEVVFEAPTTDWAARRNAPTVNLYLYDIREDLRWRERGLFAKTHDGQVTGRQPPPRLFKLSYLVTAWTQRPEDEHRLLDTLLLTLGRYQALPTDRLGGTLAAARPQPLMTVGLPPPEDRGFADVWSSLGGQLKPSVDLVITAPLVAETRAVGPLAADGLGVITEATTTGSTDPRRTVHRPPPPAGDGAARVAESASPGSGGGKARARGRARAPRST
- a CDS encoding DUF11 domain-containing protein, yielding MSRAGAGLPAVAAFTLVVPMLATPAVAAPEPMLPVQPQLALDPPQTQTPWLVAGVTFAPSADEPDYDLYAFVEDEDDALERTDTPVIAPAGDDDEALSSTQPAFSPNGSQIVFSAQQSAGAEWHLMIGDVLPAAEGPGVSDVRALDYPTLTGAADYQPAWSPDGQHLAFVREYPAEGERGADGPQVQILDWDSGTLTELPLPAGPAVTHTDSRWAAAPTWSPDGSGLLVTGNVGEQPMDAFGPTDPDTSSTGSLWYYHLDTDTVHHVTVSEEGCGGDDPCNVPIEARTAAWSPDPSIVAVAPESSSGAWQLTLPEDLPPAGSNDLVLAEGAEPIDTDIELPPLQDLAWDPDGSALYATADQSSQIFRIATGAETATVYEDNDTALLGLASQPYSDLGITLNLPSNPTAGTTITATAEVTNAGPSPSRQGQVQLEVPASTTVDAVPAGCSEPVAQVTTCALDPIAAGETATLEIDLTLDSPGAGTVSATVTSASPDPDSAENIATATMVVAAPPTGSSERIAFSMERPGDPSVETTNTESLDLVQSVTTEPGEPAAAAYRVLAASVLDEVDPIAGSDSGLGPLLATEDSIDYSADGSRAVFTRSADIQYGYTDDQRLVIADVVGTRQPDLGESGDLVHLRVVEDAPGALPADFTGADRVSATEPVWSPDGTQVAFVRMVAANDGAELGRIMLLDPATDAITSPFDPAWLASSAGSDETDYLSGRMTSPTWSPDGDALIYGWQGPGDDAPVLQYLPLTTGIPHALTLPEDGSVCWPGFGGDFCQGPVQGFEPAWSPGGDRVAFGYYASGGIGIAVLTLAEASTALAQDPDANVPLPIAALTGVDAFIPDGPDGPPANSPAWSPDGARIAAAVGNSDFVDEIAAVTLATGERATMFQAADVPTDLARPEFEPWSDVAVTIPAASGRFSTGTSTPVTVTIANNGPSPARDAFAAITLPRGAQPGTPPDECTADGRTLTCELPGPIAAGADVELVIPVTFADPGEARVTATVATNSIDTEAGNDSAARTFTVTAPPDDPSDPRDGPTDRPGEPGAPAGQPGPVADVQVQISLEADRAWLGGTGLPAQITVTNRGTAPARGVQLSTALPTGVLLLDAGSCPLTGACDLGTLPRGGQVEVTLVAQPTAVGQIEMTASATSTTRDARPQNNTDSASFEAVQAELRLLPAVAEPGEVTLLYGVDLPPDAEITVRWSEGITAAHRTLAASEDGTLRAPVLIIDGDQLGSRDLQVTSVAGTVFGLEAPPTMLVVPQSVAPPNFLGRS